Within the Streptomyces sp. NBC_00554 genome, the region CTGGGCGTAGTCGACGACTGCCCGCAACGGGCTGCTGCCACCCTTGAGGACCGCGCCCAGCGACTTCTCCCAGATGGTGGTGATGCCCCCGTCGCGGTTGCCGCGCGAGGGATTGTTGTCCAGCTCGGCCCCGTTGGCGCGGACGTATCCCTTCCACCACTCCAGGATCTCGTCGAGCCGATCGGCCAGTCCCGCTTCGGCGGCCCGCGCCGCGAGCAGATGCTCGGCCCCGAAGATCTCCGGTGTCTCCCCGAGGATCGCCCGGCCTCCGGCGGCGACCAGCAGGTCGGCGGCAACTCCCAGAGCGGGGTTGGCGGTCAGGCCGGAGTAGGCGTCGCTGCCGCCGCACTGCAGGCCCAGGGTGAGCCCGGACAGCGGCAGCGGCTCCCGGCGAAGTCCGGCGACCCCCTCCGCGATCACCGCGACCCGCCGCAGCGCCTCGTTCACCGTCGCGACCGACCCGCCCAACTCCTGGATGGTCAGCTGCTCGACCGGGCGGTGCAGGTCCTCCAGAAAGTTCTCGGGCTGGTTGACCTCGCAGCCGAGGCTGACGGAAACGACCCCGACGAGGTTGGGATGGGCGGCATAGCCGCGCAGGGTGCGGCGCAGGATCTCGTCGCCCCGGCCGCCCTCCGCCAGGCCGCAGCCCAGGTCATGGCCAAGGGCGATCACCCCGTCCAGGCCGGGGGTCCCGGCGTGCGCGGCCTCCGCCGCCTGGGCGACCATTCGGGACACCGTGGCGGCGCAGTTCACCGACGGCAGGATTCCTATGTAGTTGCGGGTCGCCACGGCGCCTCCGGGCCGCTTGTAGCCAAGGAAATGGTCGCGCGTCGGGGCCACTGGCGGCGTCCACGGGACGGCGGTCTGCCGGGCGTCGCCGCGATTGGGCGAGGCCGCGCCCCTGACCTCGACGTTGTGGACGTGGACATGGCTGCCCGGCGTGATCGGAGCCGTCGCGTACCCGATCACGGCTCCGTATTTCACGATCGCCCGGCCCGCCGGGATGTCGGTCAGCGCGACCTTGTGGCCGGCCGGAATGTCCTGAGTGATCGGGATCCGCGCCGGACCGGCGTCGCAGACCGCCCCCTCGGGCAGATCGTCCAACGTCAGTCCGACGTTGTCGGCGCTGCGGTCGGCCACCAGTAGCCGGGGCCGCCCTAAAGCGGGCACGAGGCCGTCCGTCGTCTCACTCACTCGAGCTCCTTCAAACTGACGTACGGCGTCCGCTGCCGAATCCGGCACCTTCCGCTGTCGTGGCGCAAACGCTAGGCGGCGATTGCTGCTGTTGAGAAGCGTGAAAATCGGATGGAAAACATCTGTCAGACGACTGACGCAGACAATTGCGCGCGCAATGGCTCATGGTGGCCACCATCCGGTGGTCCACTTCAACCTGCTCGCGCGACTCCCCGCAGGGACAGATGCCCGATCCACCGCGTCCGCGCCATCGGCTTCGCCGCTCTGGGCCCCTACCGCCCCGAGAGTGCCCCCGCGCCCTTCCTGCACGCTCCCTTGACAGCCCTTACGACCCTCCCGAAACTACCGAACATTCGGTTGATGACGACGACTGAGTCAGCTGCAGATCCTCACCAACCTCAAGGGAGCCGCATGACAGGGTCCAAGGTCGGAAACAAGGTCAAGCTGTCGCGCGCGGCCTCGGTACTGGCCGGCGGTTCGGCAGCGCTCGTCCTCTTGGTGGCGGGACAGACAGCGACCACCGCCGCGCCCGCCTCAGCTTCTGCCTGGCAGCCGCCGGCGCCCACGTTCGCGACGAGCGAGCCCGTGCGCACCACCGTCACCATGGACGACGGCGTGAAGATCGCGGTCGACATCGTCTATCCGACCGACCCGAGCACCGGGGCACGCGCGTCGGGCGATTTCCCTGTGCTGCTGGCGCAGAACCCCTACGGCACGCAGCCTTCCGACCCTGCCGACAACGGCACCTACTTCGTTCAGCGGGGATACGTCTTCGTGGTCTCCGCGGTACGGGGCACCGGTGACTCCGGCGGACAACTCGACTGGTTCGGTGACCGGCAGGGCAAGGACGGAGCCAACCTCGTCAACTGGGCGGCCCACACGCTGTCGGGGTCCAACGGCAAGGTGGGGCTTGAGGGTTGCTCCTACCTCGAAGTGAACCAGTGGTTCACCGCAGCGGCTGTGGGCAAGAACTCCGCTCTCAAAGCCATCGCACCGTTCTGCACCGATTCGGACTTCTACAACGACCTCACGGCCAACGGCGGCATCCCCACCTCTTTCGTGGCCAACATCGCCCGAGCCCAACCACGCGGTCCAGAAGACGACCCTGCGACCGACCCGCAGTCCGTGACGATCACCCAGCAAGCCAACGGCGGCTCACGCTCGTACAACGATGCCTATTGGCGGGCGCGAGACGTCCAGAAACTCATGCCGCGGATCGTGAGCAACAGCATTCCGGCGCTCAGCCAAGCCGGGTGGGAGGACCTGTTCCCCGGTGGGAACCTCGGCGCTTATGTCGCGGCCCAAAACGCCTACTTCCACCGGCCGTTGACCGATCCGATCGCACCGGGCGACCCCGTCACCGGCCGGTACCAGGCGATCGTCGGGCCCTGGACCCATGGCGAGCACGTCAACGAAGCCACCTTGCAGGCCATTCGCCTGGAATGGTTCGACACCTGGCTCAAGAACGCACCCACCGGCATGGCCGCCACCTCGAAACCTCTGCACCTGTTCGAGAACGGCGCGAACACCTGGATCGACAGTTCCGCATGGCCGCTGTCCCTGGACGCTCGGACCTACTACCTCGGCAACGGGTCGCTGACGGCAACCAAGCCCACGGAGCAGGGAAGCGACAGTCTCTCCTGGGGCGCGTCGACCGCAGGAAGCACACTGACCTACACAACGGCCCCGCTCGCCGACACAGCCCTGCTCAACGGACCGGCCGACGTCACCCTCTACGCCAGATCAACGACCGTCGAGACCGAACTGACGGCCACACTGAACATCGTTGCGCCGGACGGCACGGTGACCAAGCAAGCCGACGGAATCCTCCTGGGCAGCCAACGCGCCTTGGACACCGGCGAAAGCTGGTACGGCAAGAACAAGGCACTTCTCAAGCCCAGCCACCCCTTCACCCAAGCCTCACAGCAACCCGTGACACCCGGCCGGACCACCCGGTACGACATCTCCCTGCTGCCGAACTTCACGAGGATCCCGGCCGGTTACAGGATCCAGGTCACCATCAACAGCCAGCCGTCGGTCGACTTCCACTTCCCGGTCTCCCCCACCCCGCAGCAACTGGCCAACCTGACCGGCGGTCTGTACACCATTGAACGCTCCGCGGAAGCGGCATCGTTCGTCAATCTTCCGCTGACATCACCCGGTACGGCGACCCCCAGCAACGACAACTGGGGGCCGGCGTCCTGACCCGACCGCGTGGGCACGGGCAGCAGCGGTTCAGAGCGGGTTGAGGCGGGCCTTGAGCAGGCAGAACTCATTGCCTTCGGGGTCGGTCAGGACATGCCACTGCTCCTCCCCCGTTTGGCCGATGTCCGCCGGGCGCGCACCGAGCTTCAGGAGGCGTTCGAGCTCGGCATCCTGATCGCGGTCGGTCGCGTTGACGTCGATGTGCAGCCGGGACTTCCCCTTCTCCGGCTCATCCCTGCGACTGAGGATGATCGTCGGCTGCGGACCGCCGAACCCCTCGCGCGGCCCGATCTCCAGCGTGCCGTCGTCCTCGCGATCGAGCACGACGAAGTCCAGGACCTCGCACCAGAACCGCGCCAGCACCTCGGGGTCGCGGCAACCGAGCACGAGCTCACTGATACGACATGCCATAACGAAACCTGCTCTCAGCCTCGGAACTGCCAGGGAGGCCACAAGCGAACCTTGTGGGCTCCCAGCAGTGAAAACAACCCCGCGACCGTACCGGACAAGGCGCGCACCGGCGAAGTGATTTCAGGGTGCTTGGCTTCAGTCGAACAGATCGGGCTGTTCCGCGGTGATCTGGTCCCACAGGGGGCGGAATTGGAACCAGCCCGGAAGCGCGCCGGAGATCTGTGAACGCACCATCCGCGCCGTCTCGGAGTCGATCAGCTTCGGCTTGCCGGCGGCCATGGCCAGGAGCTGCGCCTGGCAGGACCGCTCCATGGTGATGAAGTACCAGGCGGCCTCGGCCACGGACTGCCCGACCGTGAGCAGCCCGTGGTTCTGCAGGACGACGGCCTTGGCGCTGCCCAGAGCCACACCGATCTTGCGGCCCTCCTCCGTATCGTTCACGACCCCTTGATAGTCCGAGTAGAGGCCGTGGTCCTCGAAGAAGGCACAGGAGTCCTGCGTGATCGGGTCCAGCCGGATACCCAGGCTCGAGAAGGCCTTTCCGTGCAGTGAGTGGGTGTGCGCGGCCGCGACCACATCGGGCCGCGCCCGGTGCACTTCGGAGTGGATGCAGAAGGCGGCGTTGTTGACCGGCCGCTTCCCCTCCAGCAGGGTGCCGTCGTGGTCGACGAGGATCAGGTCCGAGACCCGTATCTGGCTGAACGCCATCCCGAAGGGGTTGACCCAGAAGGCCGTGGGGTTCTCCGGGTCGCGTGCGGTGATGTGGCCGGCCACCCCTTCCGAGAAGCCGAAGCGGGCGAACACGCGGAAGGCCGCCGCGAGTTCCTGCTTTCGGACTTGCCGCTCCTCTTCGACGGACAGGTTCTCCGGCGGCAAGGGCAGGGTGACGCCCTCGGCCATGGGGCCGACGGATGCCTGCTGGACGGCTGTGGGTGTCAGGGACATGGGTTTCCTGCCTCTCAACGTTCCTACGGGTCGGGCTACTTCTTGTTCTTGCGGACGCGGCTACTGCTCGTTCGTGCGGGTGCCGCTACTTCTGGTCGGAGCGCAGGCGTTTGCCGTACATGGCGTTCACCAGCCGCAGGATGAAGCGATAGGACGAGGGGTCGAACGGGAGCATGTGAAGGTCGCGGCGCATCGGGAACCGGTTCACGGAGATCGCCTGCAGCTTGGTGTACTTGCGGAAGCCCTCGGCACCGTGCCGGACACCTACTCCCGACGCCTTCCAACCCCCCATGGGCAGGCCGAGGGCCAGATAGTTGCTCTGAGCGTCGTTGATGGTGACGCAGCCGGCCTCCAGTCGCGCGGCCAGTTGCCGAGCGCGGGCCATGTTCGAACCGATGATGGTCGCCTGCAGGCCGTACTCGCTGTCGTTGGCCAGCCGAACGGCCTCCTCGGCGTCGGCGACCTTCATCACGGGCAGCGTCGGGCCGAAGGTCTCCTCGCGCATGCACTTCATGGTGTGATCGACATTGACGAGCAGCGTGGGTTCGAAGAAGCGACCGGGGCCGGGAGCCGCATGGCCCCCGACGAGGACACGCGCACCGCGACTCACAGCGTCCGTGACCTGGTCCTCGACGATCCCCATCTGCGGCGGGAAGGTCATGGCGCCCAGATCGGTGCTGCCCAGTCCCGCGGGCCTGCCCATGGTGACCTCACGGAACCGCTCTTCCAGCCGGGCGACGAACTCGTCGTACACGGGGGCCTCGACGTAGACCCGCTCGACCGAGGTACAGGTCTGGCCCGCGTTGAACAGAGCGCCGTGGAGGGCGACGTTCACGGCCCGTTCCACGGAGGCGTCCGCGAGGACGATCAGCGCGTCCTTGCCGCCGAGTTCCAGCGAGCAGGGGATGAGCCGCTCGCCGGCCCGGGCCGCGACGGCGCGGCCGGTCTTCGTCGACCCGGTGAACATCACGAAGTCGGCGGCTTCGACGAGGGCCTGGCCGGTGGCGCCCGCGCCGGTGACGACCTGGAACACGCCGTCGGGCCAGCCGCATTCGCGGGTCATCTGCTCCATGAGGCGCGCGGTCAACGGGGTGTATTCGGAGGGTTTGAGCACGACGGCGTTGCCTGCCGCGAGGGCGGGGATGGCGTCACCGAAGGAGTTGATCAGCGGGTTGTTCCAGGGGCCGATGACCCCGACGACGCCGACCGGTGCCCGGCGGGTGTACATGCTGCGCCCCAGAACGAAAGGTGACAGGGACCGCACCTTCGTGTCGGCGAGGAGGCGTCGTGCGTGCTTGGCCCAGTAGGCGAAGGCGCTGACGCAGTAGACGACTTCGACGATCGCGTCCTCCTCCGCCTTGCCGTTCTCCGCGACGATGGAGTCCGTGATCTCCTGCCGGTGCGCCAGCAGCCAGCGGCGGCTGCGCGTGAACAGCTCCGCACGCGTTCGCGGGCTGAGCCGCGCCCAGCCGGCCTGCGCCTGCCTGGCCCGGAGGACCGCTGACACCACCTCTTCCGCGGGCGTGTCGGCAACGTGTCCGACCACTTCACCGGTGGCGGGATTGTCCACTGCGATGCCCGCGTGCGCCGAGTCAGCGGCTGCGGTAACGGTTCGAGTCTGAGTCACGGAATCTCCTGCAGGAACGTTGACTTCGGTTCATCCAGAATGGGACGGTCGTTTGTGCAAGTCAAGAGTCTTGGACAATTGACCAACTTCATCGCAACGGGGAAAGTTCCCGCGTCGCCGCCAAGGAGCATTCGGAATGAAACGGACAGCGTCGATCACACTCAACGGCTTGGGCGTCCCCGAGTCGCTGCGTTGGCATGAGAACGCCCTGTGGTTCTCCGATCTCGCGCACGGCACCGTCCACCGCTGGGACGGGAGCGGAGAGGCGAAGACGATCGCCAAGGTCCCCGGACGCGCCGGCGGACTCGGCTGGCTCCCGGACGGGAGGATGCTGGTCGTCTCGATGGACGGTGGCTGCGTCTACCGCCTCGAGCCCGATGGACAGCTGGTCGAGCACGCGGATCTGCGCCACCTCGTCGGCGGCCCGGTCAACGACATGCTCGTCGATCCGAAGGGGCGGGCATACGTCGGAAACTTCGGCTTCGACTACCACGCCTTCGTCCGGGAGCACCCGAACTCGATGCTCTACGCGCCGCCCGGCCCCCCGAAGACCCCGATCGCCTGCCTCGCCCCGGACGGCGAACTGATCGGGCTGACGGAACCGACACTGTTCCCGAACGGCTGTCTACTCACCCCGGACGGTACAACCTTGGTGGCCGCCGAAACCCTGGGTATGCGCCTCACCGCCTTCCCCGTCCATCCGGACGGCACTCTCGGCAGCCCACGCCCCTGGGCAGCGCTGATCTCACCGCTGCTGTGGCGCATGGTGAACCATCCGGGGCTGCCAGGGCGGATCACACGCAGAGTGTCAGCGGCGCTGGACCACCCGGCCATCGCCAAGCGTTCCTCGTCGCCGATCGCCCCCGACGGCATCGCCTGGCACAGCGACGGCGAAAGCATCTGGATCGCCAACGCCCTACGAGGTGAATGCGTGCGCGTGGCGGAGGGCGGCCGAGTTCTGGATCGCGTCGCGACGAGCCAAAACACCTTGAGCTGCCTGGTCGCCGGGGGTGACGGCCGCACCTTGTTCGCGGCGACCGTTCCGACCGACGACCCCGTCCGCGCCGGCGAGCTCAATGGCGGCCGCATCGAGATGTACCGACTGTGAACCGTCCGATAACGGTCCGGTTCAATCTCATGTCGGACAGTTGACTTGGACGCTCGACCAAGAGACGCTGTGAGCATGAGCCGAAACTCGGAGAGAAGCCAGGTCGTGCTGGTGACTGGGGCCGCCGACGGGATCGGCGCGGCGATAGCCGCGCTGGCGGTGGCCCGCGGTCATCGCGTGATGCTGACGGACGTCAACGGGGAAGCCGTCCATTCCGCCGCCCGCCGACTGGGCGACCGCGCCGCAGGCTGCGTACTGGACATCAGGGACCCGGAGGGCTGGGCCAAGGCGTTCGACGCGACCGAAGCGCAGCTCGGTGCCGTCGATGTCCTGATCAACAACGCGGGGATCACCCACACCGGACATGCGCGGGACCTCAGCCTCCAGCAGCACCGCGACATCGTCGAGGTCAACCTGCTCGGGACCATCACGGGCGTGCACACGGCGCTCCGCCGCATGACCGAGCGGGGCAGCGGCCACATCATCAACGTCTGCAGCATGACCTCGTTCCTGCCCCTGCCGGGATACTCCACTTACGGCGCCAGCAAGTACGCGATGCGGGGCTTCCACCACAGCGTCGCGCTGGAGGAGCGGAACGGCCCCCTGGACTTCACGATCATCCACCCGCCGTCCACCCGGACGAAGATGCTCGACCAGGAGATGGCCGACCCCACGTCCGCGATCTCCTTTGCCGAGAAGTCGTACGCGCCGGAGCAGATCGCGAAGGCCGTCGTCGACGCGATCGTCTCCAAACCGGTCGAGGTGGTGTTCCCGCCCCTCGCCGGACGCTTCCAGCGGATCGCCGGTGTGTTCCCGCGACTGATGCGCTGGGTGCTCCCTCGGGCCGAGGCCAGAGGCGTGCGCCAGAGGGAGCGGCTCGTCTCCGACGGGAAGACCCGCACGTCCGACGCATCCGAGACCCCGCACCGGTCGGTTTCCTGACCGGTCCTGCCGCCGGCCGCCTTGACCGGCCGGCGATACGAACAATCCAGAAGGGTGCAGTTGTGAGCGCACATGTGGTGTCCCGGCCGGACGTGAAATCGGCTGTCTCCGCCATCGCCGGCCTGAGCGAGGACCGGATGGCACAACTCTCCAGGGCGACCGAGCACTTGGATCCGCCGTTCGCCGTGGTGGACCTGGACGCCTTCGACGCGAACGCCGCCGAGCTGGCGCGCAGGGCCGAGGGCCGCGCCACCATCCGCCTGGCCAGCAAGTCGGTGCGCAGCCGCGATCTGATCACGCGTGCGGCCGAGCGGCAGGGCTACCACGGCATTCTCGCCTTCACCCTGCCCGAGGCCCTGTGGCTGGCCGAAGAGCACGCGGACGTGGTCATCGGATATCCGACAGCGGATCGCACAGCCTTGAAGCGGTTGGCAGCGGACGAACGTGCGGCCTCACGCATCACCCTCATGGTCGACTCGGTCGGCCAGCTGGACTTCATCGACGAGGTGGTGGGCTCTTCCCGGCCCGACATCCGCCTCTGTATCGACCTGGACGCATCCCTGGAACTGGCTGGCGGCCGACTGCACTTGGGCCCGTACCGCTCCCCTGTCCACACTCCGCAACAGGCCGCGTCGCTCGCCCGGGCGATCGTGGGCCGAGCCGGGTTCGAACTCGTCGGCGTCATGTCCTACGAGGGCCAGATCGCCGGACTGGGTGACAACCAGCCCGGCTCTCCCCTCAAGCGACTCGCGGTCCGCGCGATGCAGCACCTCTCCGCCCGCGAACTGGCCGATCGCCGGGCCGCAGCCGTCGCCGCCGTCGAAGCCGTCGCACCGCTGGAGTTCGTCAACGGCGGCGGCACCGGCTCCATAGAGCAGACCTCGTCCGAGGACGTCATCACCGAGATCGGTGCAGGCTCCGGCCTCTACGGCCCCGGGCTGTTCGACCACTACCGCCGCTTCCGCCCCCGGCCCTCCGCCTACTACGTCATGTCCGTCGTGCGCCGCCCGACCACCAGGATCGCCACTGTTCTCGGAGGCGGATGGATCGCCTCCGGCCCGCCCGGAAACGACCGCCTGCCCACTCTGAGCTGGCCCCAGGGCCTGCGGATGAACCCGAGGGAGGGGGCGGGGGAGGTCCAGACCCCGGTCCTCGGCGCGGCGGCCGAGGGGCTCGGGCTCGGTGACCATGTGTGGTTCCGGCATGCCAAGGCCGGCGAACTGTGCGAACGCGTGAACGCCCTCCATCTCGTATCCGGCTCGCAGATCGTCGAGCAGGTCCCGACATACCGCGGTGAAGGCCACGCCTTCCTCTGACGTCCCCTTCCAGGCCCCTCATCCCCCGGAGGCCCGATGTCCACCGAGTCCGAATCCGCGACGCCCCTCCTGGTGGCGTCCGTCGGGCCGGCTTCCGCCCAAGGACCGGCCGAACCCGTCTCGCGCAGCTGGACCACCTTGTTCAGCCTGGTCTGGTTCGGCTACTGGATGGCGAACCTCGTGCCCCTCCAGCTGCTGCTCCCGCAGCAACTGGAGGCGATCAGTCCGGCGTCCAAGGTGCGCGACTTCGCCATCGTCAACGGCATCTCCGGGCTGGTCGCACTGCTCGCCCTGCCGCTGTGCGGAGCGCTGTGCGACCGCTCCCGCAACCGCTTCGGCCGACGAAGGATCTGGCTCGGCGCCGGTGCGCTGACATTCGCCGCCGGATTGATCGTCACCGGTGAACAGAGATCAGTGACAGGCGTGAGTGTGGCCTGGGGGGCCAGCATGCTGGGGCTGAGCGCCGCCACCGCCGGTCTGACCGCTGTCATCGCCGACCGCGTACCCGTGCCGCAGCGCGGCATGATCTCCAGCGCCATATACGGCCCCCAGGCCCTCGGCGTGGTGGCCGGAATCGCCATCGTCTCGTCCTTCGGCCTCTCCTTCACACACAGCTACGCCGTCCTCGCGGTACTCCTGATCCTCTGTGTCGTGCCGTTCCTGGCGGCCTACCGCGACACCACGTACGACACCGAGCCCCCGCTGCGGCTGCACCTGGTGATCGCTTCCATGGGCAGCTCGCTCAGGAACCGCGATTTCGCCTGGGCCTTCGGCGGACGACTGCTGGTCAACCTGGCCAACTCACTGGGCACTTGCTACATGCTGTACTTCCTCACCGACGACCTGAGGGTCTCGGACCCGGAGAGCAGCCTGCTGGCGGTCACCGTCGTCTACCTGCTCGCGGGAATCCTGGCCACCACGGTGGCCGGTGTGCTGTCCGACCGTCTCGGCCGACGACGGATCTTCGTCGCGCTGGCGGCCGTACTCCAGGCCGTCTCCGGCTTTCTTCTCGCCGGCTTCCCGAGCATGACGGTCGCGCTGATCGCGTCGGCACTCATGGGTGGCGGGTTCGGTGCCTACATGGCCGTCGACCAGGCACTGATCACCCAGGTCCTGCCCGACGCCGAGAGCCGGGCAAAGGATCTCGGCATCATGAGCATCGGCTCGGTCGTCCCCCCGACGCTGGCTCCCCTGATCGCCAGCTTCATCATCACCTCCGACCGCGGCTATGCCCTCCTGTTCACCGCCGTAGGTGTCACGGCGGCCGTCGGAGCCGCGCTCGTCTACCGAATCCGTTCCGTCAGATGAGGACACCCAGCTGCCTCCCAACCGGCGTAGGCCGACTCGCAGTTGATGAAAAGACCAGAACCTGGAAGGACCCGGCAGATGCCGATCGGCACGAGCAGTACATGGCGCAACTGGGCCGGGAACGTCACTGCCCGTCCCGTACGGGAGGTGACTACCGCCTCCGTCGAGGAGCTCTCCGCCGCCGTACGGAAGGCCGCCGACGACGGCCTGAAGGTGAAGGCCGTCGGCACCGGACACTCCTTCGCAGCCGCCGCGACCGACGGCGTGATGATCCGGCCCCAACTCCTCACCGGCATACGGAAGATCGACCGCGAGGCGGGCACGGTCACCGTGGAGGCCGGCACACCCCTGAAGCACCTGAACGTGGCCCTGGCCCGCGAGGGACTGTCGCTCACGAACATGGGCGACATCATGGAACAGACGGTCTCCGGCGCGACCAGCACCGGAACGCATGGCACAGGGCGCGACTCGGCTTCGATCGCCGCACAGATCAAGGGACTTGAGCTGGTCACGGCCGACGGTTCTGTACTCACCTGCTCGTCGAAGGAGAACCCGGAGATCTTCGCCGCGGCCCGGATCGGTCTGGGCGCGCTCGGAGTGATCAGCGCGATCACCTTCGCCGTCGAGCCGCTCTTCCTGCTCACCGCACGCGAGGAACCGATGACCTTCGACAGGGTCACGGATTCCTTCGACGAACTCATCGCGGAGAACGAGCACTTCGAGTTCTACTGGTTTCCGCACACCGAGAACTGCAACACCTTGAGCAACAACCGCAGCGCGGGCCCGACCGCCCCTGTCGGCAGGCTCAGAGGATGGTTCGAGGACGAGTTCCTCGCCAACGGCGTCTTCCAGGCGCTCAGTTCGCTGGGCCGGGCCGCGCCCGCCACAATCCCCGGGATCGCGAAGATCACCAGCCGCGGTCTCTCGGCACGGACGTACACGGACATCCCCTACAAGGTGTTCACCAGTCCGCGCCGCGTGCGCATGATCGAGATGGAGTACGCCGTCCCGCGCCACGCCCTTGTCGAAGCCCTGCGCGAACTGAAGACCATGGTCGACCGCTCGGATCTGCGGATCGGTTTCCCCGTCGAGGTCCGCACGGCCCCCGCGGACGACATCCCGCTCTCCCCGGCGACCGGCCGCGACAGCGCGTACATCGCCGTCCATGTGTACAAGGGCACGCCGTACCAAGCCTATTTCGACGCCGCCGAGCGGATCTTCACCGCGTACGAGGGGCGCCCGCACTGGGGCAAGCTGCATACGCGCGACGCCGATTACTTCGCCAAGGCCTATCCGCGTTTCGGTGAGTTCACCGCCGTACGGGACCGCCTCGATCCGGAACGGCGCTTCGGCAACGACTATCTGCGCCGCGTGCTGGGGGACTGAGGACACCCGGCGAGCAGTACGTGTCCGGCGATGAAGCCAGGTTTCAGTCCAGGTCGGGGTCGGGCTTGCGGGCGAGGGTCACGAGGTGCTCAGCGGTCAGCTGGAGCACCTCCCGGCTGCGTTCGCCGTCCCGGTCGACCAGCCAGCACAGGGTGACCCCGTCGAGCACCGCGTTCAGGTAGCGGGCGAGGACGGGCAGAGGCACCGTCCATTCGATGCCGGCGCTCGTGGCCGCCTCCTCCAGGACTTCCTCGTGAACTTCCAGGTAGTGGGCGTACTGCCGGCGCGCCAACTCCTCGAAGCCGGCCTGGCGCAAGGCGTAGTGGGTGAGCTCGTATCCCACCTGATGCTCGCCCGGGGCGAGCTCCACGCCCTCCCAGAACGCGTACAGACTCCCGGTGATGCGGTCGCCGAGATCGCCTTCCCCGGCGAACGCCTTCCGTGCCGCCGCGCCACTGCTGTTGGTAAATCGCGTGATGACCTCATCGAGGAGGTCCTCACGCGAGTCGAAGCAGTAGTGGAAGACCCCCAGCGGCATGTCGGCCTCGTTGACGATGGCGCGCGTCGTCGCCTTCGCCACTCCATCGCGGACCATCACCCGAATCGCCGCCGCGATCAGTGCTTCCCGTCGGTCCTTCGCCGCCATGCGGGCCATTCGTCTGCCGTTCTCCTGAGGTCGACTACGTTCACCTCACATGCTAACTCGCGTCTTGGACGATTGACCAAAACCCTGTGAGCTGCATGCTCGACTTCGAATATCGGGAACGACCCATACCCTCATCCACAGGCCGACCGCGGAATCCGATGCTTCCCTCACCGCCGCTTCGCATGCCGGGTGAGTACCTGTGCATCGACGTCTTACGCACGGGAAACGAGGGGCTCGCCGGGCCGCCTCTAGCCTCACGGGGCATGACGGGGAACCGAATTCGCCGACCTGACCAGTCCGTCCGCATTCCCGGCTGGGGCTCCATCCGCGGCCGTGTGGCCATCGTCCTTGCCGTACCCACTTGTCTGCTCCTCGCCCTCACCGGGCTGGGCGTCGTCGACCGCGCCCATGACTGGTCCGCAGCGCGGGCCACGGAGTCGCAGGTCATCGTCCTGCTGCGGGTGCAGGACCTCGTCCGTGAGCTCCAGCGTGAACGCGGCCTCACCAACGGCCTGTTGGGCGGCGACGAGGAGTACCAGGACGACGTCCGCGAGGCGCGGGCGCGCACCGATGACGCCCGCACATCCTTGACGGGGGTGCTCTCGGCGGAGAGCGGTGATCTGCACGAGGCCGCAGCCTCCGCACTCCGCCGGGCCCAGCTCCCCCTCGCCGACCTCACCGGCACCCGTACCGGCGTCGACACCGGCACCGCCGACCGCACCGTCACCCTCCGCTTCTACACCGCGGCCGTCACCGCCCTGATCGACGCCGAATCGACCGGCGTGC harbors:
- a CDS encoding SMP-30/gluconolactonase/LRE family protein; the encoded protein is MKRTASITLNGLGVPESLRWHENALWFSDLAHGTVHRWDGSGEAKTIAKVPGRAGGLGWLPDGRMLVVSMDGGCVYRLEPDGQLVEHADLRHLVGGPVNDMLVDPKGRAYVGNFGFDYHAFVREHPNSMLYAPPGPPKTPIACLAPDGELIGLTEPTLFPNGCLLTPDGTTLVAAETLGMRLTAFPVHPDGTLGSPRPWAALISPLLWRMVNHPGLPGRITRRVSAALDHPAIAKRSSSPIAPDGIAWHSDGESIWIANALRGECVRVAEGGRVLDRVATSQNTLSCLVAGGDGRTLFAATVPTDDPVRAGELNGGRIEMYRL
- a CDS encoding SDR family NAD(P)-dependent oxidoreductase, translating into MSRNSERSQVVLVTGAADGIGAAIAALAVARGHRVMLTDVNGEAVHSAARRLGDRAAGCVLDIRDPEGWAKAFDATEAQLGAVDVLINNAGITHTGHARDLSLQQHRDIVEVNLLGTITGVHTALRRMTERGSGHIINVCSMTSFLPLPGYSTYGASKYAMRGFHHSVALEERNGPLDFTIIHPPSTRTKMLDQEMADPTSAISFAEKSYAPEQIAKAVVDAIVSKPVEVVFPPLAGRFQRIAGVFPRLMRWVLPRAEARGVRQRERLVSDGKTRTSDASETPHRSVS
- a CDS encoding amino acid deaminase/aldolase; translation: MSAHVVSRPDVKSAVSAIAGLSEDRMAQLSRATEHLDPPFAVVDLDAFDANAAELARRAEGRATIRLASKSVRSRDLITRAAERQGYHGILAFTLPEALWLAEEHADVVIGYPTADRTALKRLAADERAASRITLMVDSVGQLDFIDEVVGSSRPDIRLCIDLDASLELAGGRLHLGPYRSPVHTPQQAASLARAIVGRAGFELVGVMSYEGQIAGLGDNQPGSPLKRLAVRAMQHLSARELADRRAAAVAAVEAVAPLEFVNGGGTGSIEQTSSEDVITEIGAGSGLYGPGLFDHYRRFRPRPSAYYVMSVVRRPTTRIATVLGGGWIASGPPGNDRLPTLSWPQGLRMNPREGAGEVQTPVLGAAAEGLGLGDHVWFRHAKAGELCERVNALHLVSGSQIVEQVPTYRGEGHAFL
- a CDS encoding MFS transporter; amino-acid sequence: MSTESESATPLLVASVGPASAQGPAEPVSRSWTTLFSLVWFGYWMANLVPLQLLLPQQLEAISPASKVRDFAIVNGISGLVALLALPLCGALCDRSRNRFGRRRIWLGAGALTFAAGLIVTGEQRSVTGVSVAWGASMLGLSAATAGLTAVIADRVPVPQRGMISSAIYGPQALGVVAGIAIVSSFGLSFTHSYAVLAVLLILCVVPFLAAYRDTTYDTEPPLRLHLVIASMGSSLRNRDFAWAFGGRLLVNLANSLGTCYMLYFLTDDLRVSDPESSLLAVTVVYLLAGILATTVAGVLSDRLGRRRIFVALAAVLQAVSGFLLAGFPSMTVALIASALMGGGFGAYMAVDQALITQVLPDAESRAKDLGIMSIGSVVPPTLAPLIASFIITSDRGYALLFTAVGVTAAVGAALVYRIRSVR
- a CDS encoding D-arabinono-1,4-lactone oxidase, with the translated sequence MPIGTSSTWRNWAGNVTARPVREVTTASVEELSAAVRKAADDGLKVKAVGTGHSFAAAATDGVMIRPQLLTGIRKIDREAGTVTVEAGTPLKHLNVALAREGLSLTNMGDIMEQTVSGATSTGTHGTGRDSASIAAQIKGLELVTADGSVLTCSSKENPEIFAAARIGLGALGVISAITFAVEPLFLLTAREEPMTFDRVTDSFDELIAENEHFEFYWFPHTENCNTLSNNRSAGPTAPVGRLRGWFEDEFLANGVFQALSSLGRAAPATIPGIAKITSRGLSARTYTDIPYKVFTSPRRVRMIEMEYAVPRHALVEALRELKTMVDRSDLRIGFPVEVRTAPADDIPLSPATGRDSAYIAVHVYKGTPYQAYFDAAERIFTAYEGRPHWGKLHTRDADYFAKAYPRFGEFTAVRDRLDPERRFGNDYLRRVLGD